In a genomic window of Agrobacterium tumefaciens:
- a CDS encoding LysR family transcriptional regulator, which translates to MDRLDCERMFVTVLDTGSFAAAAQRLGTSSGQASKLVSKLEADIGVQLIKRTTRALSVTEVGQAYYERMKVLLEEFDSLDASVRNASGAPAGRLRLTAPMTFGTTCLTPVLIDFANAFPQIQLDVSFSDRVVNLVDEGFDVAIRIGKPQDSAMIARKICDARVVVVAAPSYLASRGLPGTPEDLDGHDCIIDTNFRDPFHWTFKSTASPESLTVTVSGRLSFSNGETCLAAATAGLGIARVPSFIAGPLVRAGRVQPLFTDREDAPLAIHALYPPARHLALKVRAVVDFLASCYRGQPEWDRGW; encoded by the coding sequence CGCGGCGGCCGCGCAACGGCTCGGCACGAGCAGCGGACAAGCCTCGAAGCTGGTTTCGAAACTGGAGGCTGATATCGGGGTCCAGCTCATCAAGCGCACTACCCGCGCGCTATCGGTGACGGAGGTCGGGCAGGCCTATTATGAGCGGATGAAGGTCCTGCTCGAGGAATTCGACAGCCTAGACGCCTCTGTCCGCAACGCCTCCGGCGCTCCCGCCGGGCGCCTTCGGCTGACGGCCCCTATGACTTTCGGGACGACCTGCCTTACCCCCGTGCTGATCGACTTCGCCAATGCCTTTCCGCAAATCCAGCTCGATGTCAGCTTCTCCGATCGGGTCGTAAATCTCGTCGACGAAGGGTTCGATGTCGCCATCCGGATAGGCAAGCCGCAGGACAGCGCCATGATCGCCCGAAAGATCTGCGACGCCCGCGTCGTTGTCGTCGCGGCTCCTTCCTATCTCGCCAGCAGGGGGCTGCCGGGAACACCGGAAGATCTGGACGGACACGACTGCATCATCGACACCAATTTCCGCGATCCGTTCCATTGGACATTCAAGTCAACCGCTTCACCGGAATCGTTGACGGTGACAGTATCGGGACGGTTGAGCTTTTCGAACGGCGAGACATGCCTCGCCGCAGCTACGGCCGGTCTCGGTATCGCCCGCGTGCCGAGCTTCATTGCGGGGCCTCTTGTTCGCGCTGGACGCGTGCAGCCGTTGTTCACTGATCGCGAGGATGCGCCGCTCGCCATTCATGCGCTTTACCCGCCCGCACGGCATCTGGCTCTCAAGGTTCGGGCGGTCGTCGACTTTCTCGCGAGTTGCTATCGCGGGCAACCGGAATGGGATCGTGGCTGGTGA
- a CDS encoding MDR/zinc-dependent alcohol dehydrogenase-like family protein, with product MFATTRRESRITALKQLGAHRVIIDDGAIASIGLRFDKVLELLGTTTLEDSLLCADRGGLVFTAGIVGAK from the coding sequence GTGTTCGCCACCACGCGCCGGGAAAGCCGGATTACAGCCCTAAAACAGCTCGGCGCCCACCGGGTCATCATCGACGATGGCGCGATCGCCTCCATCGGTTTGCGCTTCGACAAGGTTCTCGAACTCCTTGGCACGACGACACTGGAAGATTCGCTGCTCTGCGCGGATCGCGGTGGCCTCGTCTTCACGGCGGGCATTGTCGGGGCCAAATGA
- a CDS encoding (S)-acetoin forming diacetyl reductase → MERNFGKVAFITGAGQGIGEAIALRLAKDGFAVACADMNVSSADAVVKKIEATGGTACVVEVNVSDRDSVFAAVEEAARQLGGLDVVINNAGVAPITPIEDITPEIYRRAFDINVGGVLWGIQAAVKTFKSLGHGGKIINACSQAGQVGNPELAVYSGTKFAVRGITQTAARDLAAHGITVNAYCPGIVNTPMMQKVAQDLADNASETFEWGMEQFAKNIALKRISEPGDVAACVAFLAGPDSDYMTGQAVIIDGGMVFN, encoded by the coding sequence ATGGAAAGAAACTTTGGAAAAGTCGCGTTTATTACCGGTGCTGGTCAGGGCATAGGTGAAGCCATTGCGCTTCGTCTCGCGAAGGACGGCTTTGCCGTAGCCTGCGCGGACATGAATGTGTCGTCGGCGGATGCCGTGGTCAAAAAGATAGAGGCTACCGGGGGAACGGCCTGCGTCGTCGAGGTCAACGTGAGCGATCGCGACTCCGTATTCGCTGCTGTCGAGGAGGCCGCCAGGCAGCTCGGCGGGCTCGATGTCGTTATCAACAATGCAGGCGTTGCACCGATCACACCGATCGAAGATATAACACCCGAGATTTACCGCCGCGCATTCGACATCAATGTGGGCGGTGTTTTGTGGGGGATCCAGGCCGCAGTCAAGACGTTCAAGTCCTTGGGTCACGGCGGCAAGATCATTAATGCCTGCTCCCAGGCTGGTCAGGTGGGAAATCCCGAGCTCGCTGTCTATAGCGGGACCAAGTTCGCCGTTAGAGGCATCACACAAACGGCGGCGCGCGACCTAGCAGCCCATGGAATCACCGTGAATGCCTACTGCCCTGGCATCGTCAACACGCCAATGATGCAGAAGGTCGCGCAGGATCTGGCCGACAATGCCAGCGAAACGTTTGAGTGGGGCATGGAGCAGTTCGCGAAAAACATCGCACTGAAGCGGATATCGGAGCCCGGCGACGTGGCTGCATGCGTAGCGTTTCTCGCGGGACCGGATTCCGACTACATGACGGGGCAGGCTGTCATCATAGATGGAGGCATGGTTTTCAACTAG